The following proteins come from a genomic window of Trifolium pratense cultivar HEN17-A07 linkage group LG4, ARS_RC_1.1, whole genome shotgun sequence:
- the LOC123881644 gene encoding uncharacterized protein LOC123881644, whose amino-acid sequence MFHFSFLRGMSVPRFPLTHIPNNYYYYSNQQQLFSNACSVPIPTTIPKLALPACSVLPIQQLQISVVHDTEQQHNVVLISNFEHDSLDEKVVRERMRRMRIGLANKGRVPWNKGREHTAETRERIKMRTIQALRDPKVKKKMVGRPHCHSDQTKEKISYSQRRLWQKRLKSKRVREQFFLLWEQNIANAAKKGGTGQEELDWDSYDRIKEQLVFHLILQAEEKEKEKLMAIAGAKKFIQSWTENIAKAAKIGGSGEQELDWDSYEKIKEEMILLNQLQRTTEKVKAKEMANIKVEKEALIKAIKKITLTKKRKYLRERKKDRKSIKSQRYKNAEEDKCAIEVTQEFQLVSKLTENHASNNIGSELDLELIRREKMLKKVSLADQIQAAKLIKGKLHL is encoded by the exons atgttCCATTTCAGCTTCCTAAGAGGAATGTCTGTTCCACGCTTTCCTTTGACTCATATTCCTAACAATTACTATTACTATTCAAACCAACAACAACTGTTTAGCAATGCTTGTTCTGTTCCAATTCCAACAACCATCCCCAAATTAGCATTACCAGCTTGTTCTGTTCTCCCCATTCAACAACTTCAGATAAGTGTTGTTCATGATACAGAACAACAACACAATGTTGTGTTAATATCAAATTTTGAACATGATTCTCTTGATGAAAAAGTTGTTAGGGAGAGGATGAGAAGAATGAGAATAGGACTAGCAAACAAAGGAAGAGTGCCTTGGAATAAAGGAAGGGAACACACTGCAG AAACCCGTGAAAGAATCAAGATGAGAACAATACAGGCTTTGAGGGACCCCAAG gtgaagaagaagatggtTGGACGTCCCCATTGTCATAG TGATCAAACCAAGGAAAAGATAAGTTATTCGCAGAGACGTTTATGGCAAAAGCGGCTGAAGTCAAAGCGGGTCCGGGAGCAATTTTTCCTCTTATGGGAACAAAACATAGCAAATGCAGCCAAGAAAGGGGGGACTGGTCAAGAAGAGTTAGATTGGGACAGCTATGATAGGATAAAAGAACAACTTGTGTTCCACCTAATTCTGCAGGcagaggaaaaagaaaaagaaaaattgatggCAATTGCTGGAGCTAAGAAATTCATTCAGTCATGGACAGAAAACATAGCCAAAGCAGCTAAGATAGGAGGGAGTGGAGAACAAGAACTGGACTGGGATAGCTACGAAAAGATAAAAGAAGAAATGATTCTCCTCAATCAGCTTCAGCGTACTACAGAGAAGGTAAAGGCCAAAGAGATGGCAAATATAAAAGTGGAGAAAGAAGCACTgataaaagcaataaaaaagATAACGCTCactaaaaagagaaaatatctcCGAGAGAGGAAAAAAGATAGAAAGAGTATAAAGAGTCAAAGATATAAAAATGCAGAGGAAGACAAATGTGCCATTGAAGTTACTCAAGAATTCCAACTTGTCTCTAAATTAACTGAG AATCATGCAAGTAACAACATCGGCAGTGAATTGGATTTAGAGCTTATCAGAAGAGAGAAGATGCTGAAAAAAGTATCACTTGCAGATCAAATCCAAGCTGCTAAACTCATAAAGGGAAAACTCCACTTATAA
- the LOC123881645 gene encoding cold-regulated 413 plasma membrane protein 2, producing MGRTLMNYLAMKTDPVVANLIDSDLNELKFAAKKLFNDATMVGGKGIGMSFLRWIASFAAIYLLILDRTHWRTNMLTSLLVPYIFFSFPGSLFNFFRGEFGKWIAFVAVVLRLFFNKHFPDSLEMPGSMILLLTVAPDLFAIKFRNNWIGVAIDLFIGCYLLQEHIRATGGFRNSFTQRHGISNTLGIIFLIVYPIWALLIH from the exons ATGGGTAGAACGTTAATGAACTATTTGGCTATGAAAACGGATCCCGTTGTAGCTAATTTAATCGACTCCGATTTAAATGAGCTCAAGTTTGCAGCCAAAAAACTCTTCAATGATGCAACAATGGTAGGAGGAAAAGGGATTGGCATGTCTTTCCTTAGATGGATTGCTTCCTTTGCTGCAAT CTATTTACTCATACTGGATCGCACACATTGGAGAACCAATATGCTAACTTCATTATTAGTACCTTACATATTCTTCAGCTTTCCAGGGTCCTTGTTTAACTTTTTCAG AGGAGAATTTGGAAAATGGATTGCTTTCGTTGCAGTCGTGCTCAGGCTTTTCTTCAATAAACATTTTCCGG ATTCATTGGAAATGCCAGGATCAATGATCCTTCTTTTGACAGTAGCACCTGATTTGTTTGCTATAAAGTTTAGGAACAATTGGATTGGAGTAGCAATTGATCTTTTCATTGGTTGTTACTTGCTACAAGAACATATTAGAGCAACTGGTGGATTCAGAAATTCTTTCACACAAAGACATGGAATATCTAACACTCTTGGCATCATCTTCCTCATAGTTTATCCTATTTGGGCATTGCTCATTCATTGA